From the genome of Gracilinanus agilis isolate LMUSP501 chromosome 2, AgileGrace, whole genome shotgun sequence, one region includes:
- the BLOC1S6 gene encoding biogenesis of lysosome-related organelles complex 1 subunit 6 yields the protein MSFPGQQQLPPQDQAPSEPRSLGLGLGPPAVSSGDASPDEGLMEDLTVENKALEQLAQGLLSHYLPDLERSKQALQELTQNQVVLLDTLEQEISKFKECHSILDINALFTEAKFYHNKLVNIRKEMLMLHEKTSKLKKRALKLQQKRQKEELEREQQREKEFEREKQLTAKPAKRT from the exons ATGAGTTTCCCTGGGCAGCAGCAGCTGCCGCCGCAGGACCAGGCCCCGTCGGAGCCGCGGTCTCTTGGCCTGGGCTTGGGGCCGCCCGCAGTGA GTTCTGGTGATGCTTCTCCAGATGAAGGGCTAATGGAAGACTTGACAGTTGAAAATAAAGCTCTGGAACAACTAGCACAAGGATTGCTCTCTCATTATTTACCAGACTTGGAGAGATCAAAGCAAGCCCTCCAGGAACTCAC ACAGAACCAAGTGGTACTACTAGATACATTAGAGCAAGAgatttcaaaattcaaagaatgccattctattttggatattaatGCTTTG TTTACAGAAGCTAAGTTCTATCACAACAAGTTAGTGAATATAAGAAAAGAGATGCTGATGCTTCATGAAAAGACCTCAAAATTAAAA AAGAGAGCTCTAAAACTCCaacagaagagacagaaagaagagctGGAGCGAGAACAGCAacgagaaaaagaatttgaaagagaGAAACAGTTAACCGCTAAACCAGCGAAAAGGACATAA